One genomic region from SAR92 clade bacterium H455 encodes:
- a CDS encoding Ldh family oxidoreductase, with amino-acid sequence MTEIIMTEREIQQLVEQCLTANGCNADNAAALGRTIASAERDGSASHGLFRMPGYIASLRSGKVNGNAVPSVTRISPAVVKVDGDHGYAPLALEKGREALIEAARENGIAAMALVNVHHFASLWVEVEPIAQAGLVAMAFTTYKPAVVPAGGKEPLFGTNPMCFGWPRGDKPPLVFDQASASMARGEVMIAARDGHPVPMGTGVDAEGNQTTDAQKIIDGGALLPFGGHKGSTIAMMIELLVAGLTGMDFSYEAQKNDNNDGGPPNGGEFMLAIDPNRFGDAEGWLNHSEAFLERLAGMEGAHIPGNRRYANRAKSAVDGITVSAKTHASCIEFINTAS; translated from the coding sequence GTGACTGAAATAATAATGACTGAAAGAGAAATTCAGCAGCTAGTAGAACAATGCCTGACGGCCAATGGCTGCAACGCCGACAATGCTGCAGCACTGGGGCGCACCATCGCCTCAGCCGAGAGAGATGGCAGCGCCTCCCACGGTTTGTTCCGCATGCCCGGCTATATAGCCTCCCTGCGCAGCGGCAAGGTCAATGGCAATGCAGTGCCAAGCGTCACCCGTATCTCCCCTGCAGTGGTCAAGGTGGACGGTGATCACGGCTATGCGCCACTGGCCCTGGAGAAAGGCCGTGAAGCTCTCATTGAAGCTGCTCGGGAGAATGGCATTGCCGCCATGGCGCTGGTCAATGTGCATCACTTTGCCTCTCTGTGGGTTGAGGTGGAGCCGATTGCCCAAGCTGGATTAGTGGCAATGGCCTTTACCACCTATAAGCCCGCCGTGGTGCCCGCTGGTGGCAAAGAGCCTTTATTCGGCACCAACCCCATGTGCTTTGGCTGGCCTCGTGGAGACAAGCCGCCACTGGTGTTTGATCAGGCCTCTGCGTCCATGGCTCGTGGCGAAGTGATGATCGCCGCCCGAGATGGACATCCGGTGCCCATGGGTACAGGTGTAGATGCCGAGGGCAATCAGACTACAGACGCACAGAAGATTATCGACGGCGGCGCACTGCTGCCCTTTGGAGGTCACAAAGGTTCGACCATTGCCATGATGATTGAGCTGTTGGTGGCGGGTCTGACTGGTATGGACTTCAGTTATGAAGCCCAGAAGAATGACAATAACGATGGTGGTCCACCGAATGGCGGAGAGTTTATGCTCGCCATAGACCCCAATCGTTTTGGCGATGCCGAGGGTTGGTTAAACCACTCCGAGGCGTTTTTAGAGCGCTTGGCAGGGATGGAGGGAGCTCATATACCGGGCAATCGTCGTTATGCCAACCGCGCGAAAAGTGCTGTCGACGGCATTACAGTGAGTGCTAAAACCCATGCTAGCTGTATTGAATTTATTAATACTGCCAGCTAG
- a CDS encoding LysR substrate-binding domain-containing protein: protein MREFDSAIYDLRAIAEGRSGHVSMAAVPSVATNLLPDIIKTFATEFPSIKLHLDDDSSRGVQGRVERNEVDFGIGSRWNTNKLLEFTPLFADQLELICHRDHPLAQDTGVIGWDQLDKVTFLDTGVTKALRARQDLGQSKFDFPNITTLVAMLRSNLGVSVLPSLAIPKTADDLLSRPLTPTETSEIYLITRKDWALSPAAEAMIETIIRETPQQVKKYGLTVL from the coding sequence GTGCGGGAATTTGACAGCGCAATCTATGATTTGAGAGCTATCGCCGAAGGCCGCAGCGGTCATGTGAGCATGGCGGCGGTGCCTTCGGTAGCCACCAACCTATTGCCGGATATTATCAAAACCTTCGCCACGGAATTTCCCAGCATTAAACTCCACCTCGACGATGATAGCTCTCGTGGTGTGCAGGGTCGTGTGGAGCGCAATGAGGTGGACTTTGGCATCGGCAGTCGCTGGAACACCAATAAGCTGCTCGAGTTCACGCCGCTATTTGCGGATCAGCTGGAATTGATCTGTCATCGGGATCATCCTCTGGCGCAGGATACCGGGGTGATTGGCTGGGACCAGTTGGATAAGGTAACCTTTCTCGATACCGGCGTCACCAAGGCTCTGCGCGCCCGCCAAGACCTGGGGCAGTCAAAGTTTGATTTCCCCAATATCACCACTCTGGTCGCCATGCTGAGATCTAATCTGGGCGTATCCGTGCTGCCCTCTCTGGCAATACCCAAGACGGCTGATGATTTGCTATCACGACCACTGACACCCACAGAGACCAGTGAGATCTACCTGATTACACGCAAGGACTGGGCACTTTCCCCAGCCGCTGAGGCAATGATCGAAACCATTATTCGCGAGACGCCTCAGCAGGTGAAGAAGTACGGACTGACTGTTCTTTAA
- a CDS encoding aldehyde dehydrogenase family protein: MSHEVFQNYINGQWVGSSAVIENINPSDTSDVVGHYAKATPEDCLAAIAAANTAFADWSQSGLEQRKLVLDFIGAELIARSAEIGEILAREEGKTRAEGVGEVYRSGQFFQYYGAEALRLMGENTQSVRPGVDVEVHREALGVVGIVTPWNFPMAVAAWKVAPALAYGNAVVLKPAELVPASAWILADIISRSGLPAGAFNLVMGSGRDVGETLCTSPDIQAVTFTGSVAVGRHIARNAIDNMARVQLEMGSKNALVVLDDADMDVAVNCALAGGYFGTGQKCTASSRIIVQAGIHDAFVEKLSAAVSNLVVGHALGEGSQIGPVVDARQLQQNLDFMQIAKDEGAELVVGGERLNLDTEGFFMSPALFVNTSNQMRINREEVFGPIACVIKVDSYEQALEVSNDSDFGLTSGIITNSLKYAGHFKRHSQSGCVMVNLPTAGTDYHVPFGGRKSSSYGPREQGSSAREFYTIVKTNYSKPY, translated from the coding sequence ATGAGTCACGAAGTGTTTCAGAACTATATTAATGGCCAGTGGGTTGGCAGCTCAGCAGTAATCGAAAACATTAACCCGTCAGACACCAGTGATGTAGTGGGACATTACGCCAAAGCCACGCCAGAAGACTGCCTTGCAGCCATAGCCGCAGCCAATACCGCCTTTGCTGACTGGTCCCAGAGTGGTTTAGAGCAGCGCAAGCTGGTACTCGACTTTATCGGCGCAGAGCTGATCGCTCGCAGCGCCGAAATCGGTGAAATCCTCGCCCGTGAAGAGGGTAAGACTCGCGCTGAAGGCGTCGGCGAAGTTTATCGCTCCGGTCAATTCTTTCAATACTACGGTGCCGAAGCACTGCGCCTAATGGGCGAAAACACCCAGTCAGTGCGCCCAGGTGTGGATGTGGAAGTGCATCGTGAAGCCCTTGGTGTTGTAGGTATTGTTACCCCATGGAATTTCCCCATGGCCGTGGCGGCTTGGAAAGTGGCCCCGGCCCTGGCCTATGGCAACGCTGTAGTGCTCAAGCCCGCCGAGCTAGTGCCAGCCAGTGCCTGGATATTGGCCGACATTATTAGCCGCAGTGGTCTGCCCGCTGGTGCCTTTAACCTGGTCATGGGGTCTGGCCGCGATGTAGGTGAAACCCTCTGTACTTCCCCAGATATTCAAGCAGTAACCTTTACCGGTTCTGTGGCGGTTGGCCGCCATATTGCGCGCAATGCCATCGATAATATGGCCCGTGTACAGTTGGAGATGGGCAGTAAGAATGCTCTGGTGGTATTGGATGACGCGGATATGGATGTGGCGGTTAACTGCGCCCTCGCCGGTGGTTATTTTGGTACCGGACAGAAGTGCACCGCCTCTTCACGAATTATTGTTCAGGCTGGCATCCATGATGCCTTCGTTGAAAAGCTCAGCGCCGCTGTCAGCAATCTGGTGGTCGGTCATGCTCTGGGTGAAGGCTCTCAGATTGGCCCGGTAGTTGATGCCCGTCAGCTGCAGCAGAATCTCGATTTTATGCAGATCGCCAAAGACGAAGGCGCCGAGTTAGTAGTCGGCGGTGAGCGTTTAAACCTAGATACAGAGGGTTTCTTTATGTCTCCCGCACTGTTTGTCAATACCAGCAACCAGATGCGCATTAACCGTGAAGAAGTCTTTGGCCCCATCGCCTGTGTGATCAAGGTGGATAGCTATGAGCAGGCTCTTGAAGTATCTAACGATTCAGACTTTGGCCTGACCTCAGGCATTATCACCAACTCGCTAAAATACGCCGGCCACTTTAAGCGTCACTCCCAATCCGGCTGTGTCATGGTCAATCTGCCCACTGCAGGCACTGATTATCACGTGCCCTTTGGCGGTCGCAAGAGCTCAAGCTATGGCCCGCGAGAGCAGGGTAGTTCAGCTCGTGAGTTCTACACCATTGTGAAAACCAATTACAGCAAGCCCTACTAA
- a CDS encoding dipeptidase — translation MNNDMLMIDGLQYVNWNRGLFEQAQRSGLHGIHVTIAYWENSRETLENIGHWNRHFLDHGDLIMPVHQAADILEAKRLGKVGIIFGFQNCSPMEDDVKMVQILHQLGVRIMQLSYNNQSLLATGCYEEQDGGITRFGRQVISEMNRVGMIIDMSHSAEKSTLEAIEISQRPIAITHANPTFFHAALRNKSDKVLRAIGESEGMLGFSMYPFHLKNGSDCTLPEFCQMIMQTAEMIGIDRLGIGSDLCENWDYSVLEWMRSGRWTMGIDHGEGTAASPSWPRQPSWFAGSKDMHTVAQGLEDVGFSDTDIGKIMGQNWQSFFDKSFVGVART, via the coding sequence ATGAACAACGATATGCTCATGATTGACGGTCTGCAGTACGTCAATTGGAACCGCGGACTATTCGAACAGGCCCAGCGCTCTGGCTTGCATGGGATTCATGTGACCATCGCCTATTGGGAAAATAGTCGCGAAACTCTGGAAAATATCGGTCACTGGAATCGCCATTTTCTCGATCACGGGGATCTGATTATGCCGGTGCACCAGGCAGCAGATATCTTAGAAGCCAAGCGTCTCGGCAAAGTGGGTATTATCTTTGGTTTTCAAAATTGCTCGCCCATGGAAGACGATGTCAAAATGGTGCAGATTCTGCATCAGCTGGGGGTGCGTATTATGCAGCTCAGCTATAACAACCAGAGTCTGCTGGCCACCGGTTGTTACGAAGAGCAGGACGGTGGTATTACTCGCTTTGGCAGACAGGTGATCAGTGAAATGAACCGTGTCGGCATGATTATAGACATGTCTCACAGTGCTGAAAAATCCACTCTCGAAGCCATCGAAATCTCTCAGCGACCCATTGCTATCACTCACGCCAACCCGACCTTTTTCCATGCTGCCCTGAGAAATAAGTCCGATAAAGTACTTCGTGCCATTGGCGAATCCGAGGGGATGCTGGGTTTTAGTATGTATCCATTTCATTTGAAAAATGGCTCAGATTGCACCTTGCCAGAGTTTTGCCAAATGATTATGCAAACTGCGGAAATGATTGGAATCGACCGCCTCGGCATTGGCTCTGATCTCTGTGAAAACTGGGATTACTCGGTGCTGGAATGGATGCGCAGCGGCCGTTGGACCATGGGCATAGACCATGGGGAAGGCACTGCAGCCAGCCCCTCATGGCCCCGCCAGCCAAGCTGGTTCGCCGGATCAAAGGATATGCACACTGTGGCTCAGGGCTTAGAAGATGTGGGCTTTAGCGACACTGATATAGGCAAAATAATGGGTCAGAACTGGCAGTCATTTTTTGACAAATCATTTGTCGGTGTGGCGCGAACATGA
- a CDS encoding BCCT family transporter: MSHQEVKNSAPIIDWPVFILSGGFLMLFVATALFDIELLSAMVNSAFGSATKLFGAYWQVLMLLTFLIALYLAISDSGKARLGNLNAPDISTYKWVAIIMCTLLAGGGVFWAAAEPMAHFISSPPLFGVDSASPEAVYPALAQSYMHWGFLSWSILGSLTAIIFMYLHYEKGLPLKPRILLYPVFGERVLHGWFGAFIDAASVVAVVSGTVGPIGFLGLQVSFGLSELFGITNDYSTQLLIILGLIVIYTVSAVSGVTRGIQILSSFNIGLSIVLISFILLFGPTAFIFDSFIQSVGLLITEFIPMASYRADTGWVNGWTVFFWGWFIGYGPLMAMFIARISRGRTIRQLIITLSLIAPLVTYFWFTIVGGTGIAFELADPGVISAPYAASGMPAALLAITQQLPWGFLISVLFLVLTTIFVATTGDSMTYTVSMVMTGTDDPPTALRVFWGIMMGVLAAILISVGSGGVSALQSFIVVTAVPVSLILMPSLWNGPRIAKLMALEQGHIK, translated from the coding sequence ATGAGTCATCAGGAGGTTAAAAATTCAGCCCCGATCATTGATTGGCCTGTATTTATCCTGAGCGGCGGCTTCTTAATGCTGTTTGTGGCCACGGCACTATTTGATATAGAGCTGCTGTCAGCCATGGTCAACAGTGCCTTTGGCAGTGCGACCAAATTGTTTGGCGCTTACTGGCAAGTGTTAATGCTGCTGACTTTTTTAATTGCTCTGTACCTGGCGATCTCCGATTCTGGTAAGGCGCGGCTGGGCAATCTCAATGCTCCGGATATCAGCACCTACAAATGGGTGGCGATTATTATGTGCACGCTACTGGCTGGTGGCGGCGTATTTTGGGCCGCCGCGGAACCTATGGCGCACTTTATTTCCTCACCGCCGCTGTTTGGCGTTGACTCTGCGAGTCCAGAAGCGGTCTATCCGGCGCTGGCTCAGAGCTATATGCACTGGGGCTTTTTGTCCTGGTCGATTCTCGGCAGCCTCACTGCAATTATTTTTATGTATCTGCACTACGAAAAAGGTCTGCCGCTAAAGCCGCGAATTCTGCTCTATCCGGTTTTTGGTGAGCGAGTATTACATGGCTGGTTTGGCGCATTTATAGATGCTGCCTCGGTGGTAGCCGTTGTTTCAGGCACAGTGGGGCCCATCGGCTTCCTGGGTCTGCAAGTCAGTTTCGGCCTCTCTGAGTTGTTTGGTATCACCAATGACTACAGTACTCAGCTGTTGATTATTCTTGGCCTGATCGTGATTTACACTGTCTCTGCAGTCTCTGGTGTCACCCGGGGCATTCAAATCCTGAGCTCATTCAATATTGGTTTATCCATTGTGCTGATCAGCTTTATTTTACTCTTTGGGCCAACCGCGTTTATTTTTGACAGCTTTATTCAGTCTGTAGGTCTGTTGATCACTGAGTTTATTCCCATGGCCAGCTACCGCGCTGATACAGGTTGGGTGAATGGCTGGACGGTGTTTTTCTGGGGCTGGTTTATTGGTTATGGTCCACTGATGGCAATGTTTATTGCGCGTATCTCACGGGGTCGCACGATTCGTCAGTTGATTATTACCCTGTCATTGATTGCCCCACTGGTAACCTATTTTTGGTTCACCATTGTTGGCGGTACAGGCATTGCCTTTGAACTGGCCGATCCAGGTGTTATCTCTGCTCCCTACGCCGCCTCTGGTATGCCAGCGGCGCTATTGGCCATCACCCAGCAATTGCCCTGGGGCTTTTTGATCTCAGTATTGTTTCTGGTGCTGACAACGATCTTTGTTGCGACCACCGGCGACTCCATGACCTATACGGTTTCCATGGTGATGACGGGCACCGATGATCCTCCCACAGCGCTGCGTGTGTTTTGGGGAATTATGATGGGTGTGCTGGCGGCAATACTGATTTCCGTGGGTTCCGGCGGCGTATCGGCATTACAGTCCTTTATTGTCGTAACTGCGGTGCCAGTGTCGCTTATATTAATGCCGTCACTTTGGAATGGGCCTAGAATCGCTAAGTTAATGGCCCTCGAGCAGGGTCATATAAAATAG
- a CDS encoding DUF3726 domain-containing protein: MKVSKNELMASLKKAFEGLGFRSGDYQDAADMVVWLETHGFDGFERLQAALTYLNATKPIHAELVQEDAHNAVLDGRGTSILLCGSEAVDLVRSQVMLGSCAALELFDCYNRTFILQRLVKAAQRNYAFIAYWRQLDYCVKVSIEAGATLPEYQTFTITEVLEPQSLRVFCGTSLESIEKQYALQLQFGTLLETYTGEEMMVCYRDSLEGGIEIDEALWRTLDDLVARVLVQSTDSSRAGAGGS, from the coding sequence ATGAAAGTCTCTAAAAATGAGTTGATGGCTTCCCTAAAGAAGGCCTTTGAAGGCCTGGGGTTCCGCTCCGGTGATTATCAGGACGCCGCGGATATGGTGGTCTGGCTAGAGACCCATGGTTTCGATGGTTTTGAACGTCTACAGGCGGCGCTGACCTATCTCAATGCTACCAAGCCGATCCATGCCGAGCTTGTTCAGGAAGATGCCCATAACGCTGTACTCGATGGTCGAGGTACCTCCATTCTGCTCTGTGGCAGCGAGGCCGTTGATCTGGTCAGATCTCAGGTGATGCTGGGTTCCTGTGCAGCACTAGAGCTTTTCGACTGTTATAACCGAACCTTTATTTTGCAGCGACTGGTAAAAGCCGCGCAGCGCAATTACGCCTTTATCGCCTATTGGCGGCAGCTTGATTACTGCGTCAAAGTGTCGATCGAGGCAGGCGCTACACTGCCCGAGTACCAGACTTTTACCATTACTGAAGTGCTGGAACCCCAGTCTCTACGAGTGTTTTGTGGCACCAGCTTAGAGTCCATTGAAAAGCAATATGCGCTGCAGTTGCAGTTCGGTACATTGCTCGAAACCTATACTGGGGAAGAGATGATGGTCTGTTACCGGGATTCACTGGAGGGGGGCATAGAGATAGACGAGGCGCTGTGGCGAACCCTAGATGATCTGGTTGCCAGAGTATTGGTGCAGTCCACCGACAGCTCCCGTGCCGGGGCTGGCGGCTCATAG
- a CDS encoding LysR substrate-binding domain-containing protein — translation MIKKRLPPLNWLRSFEAAARHRNFTLAAAELNMTQATISQQIKGLESQLGCALFIRLPRGLELTDAARAYIPGVRESIEKLSVVTDEVFGKERSHTLTVRSNLVFFNTWLAPRLADFRHNYPDIDLRFTSNIWLDSVNKEADIEIRYGKGMWPDLISDRLTWDQLIPVCSPRVLDPDHISRNTSPPATAEELAEHTLLHVIGYEEGWGHWLKKLGHHSIDASQGIHFDSLITAMEMAVQGHGIALSRTSIASALLASGKLIKPFEAGVATEEAFFIAIPSNKPIQRHVQAFRSWVIHQGQNARY, via the coding sequence ATGATTAAAAAAAGACTACCGCCTCTGAACTGGTTACGCTCCTTCGAAGCCGCCGCCCGTCACCGTAATTTCACTCTGGCAGCTGCCGAGTTGAATATGACTCAGGCGACGATTAGTCAGCAGATTAAGGGTCTTGAATCACAGCTTGGCTGCGCATTATTTATTCGCTTGCCCCGAGGTTTAGAGCTGACCGATGCAGCGCGAGCCTATATTCCTGGGGTCCGTGAATCCATTGAGAAACTCTCTGTGGTGACCGATGAAGTGTTCGGTAAAGAGCGCAGTCACACTCTAACAGTGCGAAGTAATCTGGTATTTTTCAATACCTGGCTGGCCCCGCGGCTAGCGGATTTTCGGCATAATTATCCGGACATTGATCTGCGTTTTACCAGCAATATCTGGTTGGATTCGGTGAACAAAGAGGCGGATATAGAGATTCGTTATGGCAAAGGTATGTGGCCGGATCTAATCAGTGATCGGTTGACCTGGGATCAGTTGATTCCAGTCTGCAGCCCACGAGTTTTAGACCCTGACCATATCAGCAGAAACACCTCCCCTCCGGCCACTGCGGAAGAGTTGGCAGAACATACACTACTCCATGTGATCGGCTATGAGGAAGGCTGGGGACATTGGCTGAAAAAGCTCGGCCATCACAGTATTGATGCCTCTCAGGGCATCCACTTTGATTCACTGATTACGGCGATGGAAATGGCCGTGCAAGGCCACGGTATAGCCCTCAGCCGCACGTCTATAGCCTCTGCCCTGCTGGCCTCTGGAAAACTAATAAAACCCTTTGAGGCTGGCGTCGCAACCGAGGAGGCATTCTTTATTGCGATCCCGTCAAACAAGCCCATTCAGCGTCATGTGCAGGCCTTTCGCAGCTGGGTGATTCATCAGGGGCAGAATGCCCGCTATTAA
- a CDS encoding IclR family transcriptional regulator encodes METSGREKGSSISRVMDIIEAVSKAERPLSPADLGILLDIPKPSIHRLLNQLEKDGVVQTTMRGLIVPGLRLHGVAWGVLHSQRFSAARRAILEKLTEQTGETCGIAIANGSEMIYYDRVQSDWPLQLNLPVGSHTPAWCTASGKLYLSSLPKQRRQKIISHLPLRQYARNTIVDVAQLEADLATTRSRKIGTDNEEFVDGMAGCAVPILDAEGRLCACLFIHAPLLRKSLDQLLSYSDILHTAAAELGSLIDGPDSATG; translated from the coding sequence ATGGAAACCAGCGGCAGAGAGAAAGGCTCGAGCATTAGTCGGGTAATGGACATTATTGAGGCAGTATCCAAGGCTGAGCGACCACTGTCGCCAGCTGATCTGGGCATTTTATTGGATATTCCCAAGCCGAGTATTCACCGCCTGCTCAATCAGCTGGAAAAGGATGGCGTGGTACAGACCACTATGCGCGGACTGATTGTTCCGGGGCTGCGTTTGCATGGCGTCGCCTGGGGTGTGTTGCACAGCCAGCGCTTTAGTGCCGCGCGCCGCGCTATTCTCGAGAAGCTCACTGAGCAGACCGGTGAGACCTGCGGTATTGCTATCGCCAATGGCAGCGAAATGATTTATTACGACCGTGTGCAGTCGGACTGGCCTCTGCAGCTGAACTTGCCAGTGGGCAGCCATACACCGGCCTGGTGCACTGCCAGCGGCAAGCTCTATCTCAGCTCGCTGCCCAAGCAGCGCCGGCAAAAGATCATTAGTCACCTGCCCCTGCGCCAATATGCACGCAATACCATTGTCGATGTGGCGCAATTGGAAGCAGACCTGGCAACCACCAGAAGTCGTAAGATCGGTACTGACAATGAAGAGTTTGTCGACGGTATGGCGGGCTGTGCTGTACCTATTTTGGACGCCGAGGGGAGGCTTTGTGCCTGTCTGTTTATACATGCGCCACTATTGCGCAAGAGCCTTGATCAATTGCTCAGCTACAGTGATATTCTGCATACAGCAGCCGCCGAACTGGGTTCACTGATCGACGGCCCAGACAGTGCGACCGGGTAA
- a CDS encoding CoA-acylating methylmalonate-semialdehyde dehydrogenase → MTTVGHFINGQLITDSERTQDVYNPSTGAVSKQVSLASKATVEEAIAAAQAAFPEWRNTPAIKRARVMFKFKDLLEQNADKICQMIGEEHGKISHDAAGELQRGIENVEYACGAPELLKGEHSKNVAAAVDSWSEFQPLGVVAGITPFNFPAMVPLWMYPMAIVCGNCFILKPSERDPSSTLYIASLLKEAGLPDGVMNVVNGDKEAVDTLLHDERIKAVSFVGSTPIAEYIYSTASANGKRCQALGGAKNHAIVMPDADMDNAVNQLLGAAFGSSGERCMALSVAVAVGDAAGDALVSKMSAAMEALNVGPYSDSNNDFGPVITQQHKDKVVGYIDSAEQQGATIVVDGRKPEIAGHENGFFVGGTLIDSVTADMESYKAEIFGPVLQVMRVASMQAAMDLIDAHEYGNGTCIFTRDGEAARYFSDNIQVGMVGINIPLPVPVAYHSFGGWKRSLFGDLHAYGPDAVRFYTKRKTITQRWPSAGVREGALFSMPTMS, encoded by the coding sequence ATGACCACAGTCGGACATTTTATCAACGGTCAACTTATCACTGACAGCGAACGCACTCAGGATGTTTACAATCCCTCCACTGGCGCAGTCAGCAAGCAGGTTTCACTGGCGTCAAAAGCCACCGTTGAAGAGGCTATCGCAGCCGCTCAGGCAGCCTTTCCTGAATGGCGCAATACCCCCGCTATAAAGCGCGCCCGAGTGATGTTTAAGTTTAAAGATCTGCTGGAACAAAACGCCGACAAAATTTGCCAAATGATTGGCGAAGAGCACGGCAAGATTTCCCATGACGCCGCCGGTGAACTGCAGCGCGGTATCGAAAATGTTGAATACGCCTGTGGCGCACCGGAACTGTTAAAAGGCGAGCACAGCAAAAATGTTGCAGCCGCTGTCGATTCCTGGAGTGAGTTTCAACCTCTGGGTGTAGTGGCTGGTATTACACCGTTTAACTTCCCCGCTATGGTGCCCCTGTGGATGTATCCCATGGCCATCGTCTGCGGCAACTGTTTTATCCTCAAGCCCTCAGAGCGGGATCCCAGTTCCACCCTGTATATAGCGTCGCTGCTTAAAGAAGCTGGCCTTCCCGACGGTGTAATGAATGTGGTCAATGGCGACAAGGAAGCAGTGGATACCCTACTGCATGACGAGCGTATCAAGGCGGTTAGCTTTGTCGGTTCTACGCCCATTGCGGAATATATTTACAGTACGGCTAGTGCCAATGGCAAACGCTGCCAGGCTCTAGGCGGCGCCAAGAACCACGCCATCGTGATGCCCGATGCGGATATGGACAATGCCGTGAATCAGCTGCTGGGTGCCGCCTTTGGTAGCTCTGGCGAACGCTGCATGGCGCTCTCTGTGGCAGTAGCGGTTGGCGATGCTGCCGGTGATGCCCTGGTGAGTAAAATGAGCGCCGCTATGGAGGCCTTAAATGTCGGTCCTTACAGTGACAGTAACAATGACTTTGGCCCGGTGATTACCCAGCAGCACAAGGACAAAGTGGTTGGCTACATAGACAGCGCTGAGCAGCAAGGAGCCACCATTGTAGTGGACGGTCGCAAGCCTGAAATCGCCGGTCATGAAAACGGTTTCTTTGTCGGCGGCACATTGATCGACAGCGTTACTGCGGACATGGAAAGCTATAAAGCGGAAATTTTTGGTCCTGTACTACAGGTTATGCGTGTCGCTAGCATGCAGGCGGCGATGGATCTGATCGATGCCCATGAATACGGTAACGGCACCTGCATATTCACCCGCGACGGTGAAGCGGCGCGCTACTTCTCAGACAATATACAAGTGGGTATGGTGGGCATTAATATTCCCCTGCCAGTGCCGGTTGCCTACCATAGCTTTGGCGGCTGGAAACGTTCACTGTTTGGTGATCTGCACGCCTATGGCCCGGATGCTGTGCGCTTTTATACCAAGCGTAAAACCATCACTCAGCGCTGGCCTTCGGCCGGTGTCCGTGAAGGTGCCCTGTTCTCTATGCCGACAATGAGTTAA
- a CDS encoding iron-containing alcohol dehydrogenase, producing the protein MSIQIILPRILQVGAGASQQAGTIVKALECQRPLIVTDKMMVQLGYVARIQESLTALGIHSDVFDDTVPEPTVSSIQAGVEMVRDGSYDSIIAVGGGSPIDSAKAISILGKYGGVMRDYKFPRVVSEPGLPIIAIPTTAGTGSEATRVTIITDETNDEKMLCVGIGFMPTAALVDYELTLSLPARTTADTGIDALTHAMEAYLSKKASLYSDTQAIAAMKLLAPNLRRAFHDGSDREAREAMMLGSTLAGVAFSNASVALVHGMSRPIGAFYHVPHGLSNAMLLPAVTEYSIPAAPERYADCARAMGVAEVSDSDAQANAKLMTELYAINEELQVPTPEQFGISREHFFGNLEIMAEQAIGSGSPGNNPRVPSAEEIIQIYKKLW; encoded by the coding sequence ATGTCCATTCAAATTATCCTGCCACGTATCCTGCAAGTGGGTGCTGGCGCCAGTCAGCAGGCTGGCACCATCGTCAAAGCGCTGGAATGTCAGCGTCCGTTAATTGTCACCGATAAGATGATGGTGCAGCTGGGCTATGTGGCACGTATTCAGGAGAGCCTCACCGCCCTGGGTATTCACTCCGATGTGTTTGATGACACGGTTCCCGAACCAACGGTCAGTTCAATCCAAGCCGGGGTCGAGATGGTCCGCGATGGCAGCTATGATTCGATTATTGCGGTTGGCGGCGGCAGTCCCATAGACAGTGCCAAGGCGATCAGTATTCTCGGAAAATATGGCGGCGTGATGCGCGACTATAAATTTCCCCGCGTAGTGAGCGAGCCAGGTCTGCCAATTATTGCTATACCTACCACCGCGGGCACTGGCTCCGAAGCCACTCGCGTGACCATTATCACCGATGAAACCAACGACGAAAAAATGCTCTGTGTGGGCATTGGTTTTATGCCTACAGCAGCTCTGGTGGACTACGAATTAACTCTAAGCTTGCCTGCACGCACTACGGCAGATACGGGTATAGATGCCCTCACCCATGCCATGGAAGCCTATTTGAGCAAGAAGGCCAGCCTCTACAGCGATACTCAGGCGATTGCCGCAATGAAACTGCTGGCACCGAATCTGCGCCGAGCCTTTCACGATGGTAGTGATCGCGAAGCCCGCGAGGCCATGATGCTGGGTTCTACACTGGCTGGCGTGGCTTTTTCTAACGCCTCGGTGGCTCTGGTCCACGGTATGAGCCGTCCCATTGGCGCTTTCTATCATGTACCCCACGGCCTTTCTAATGCCATGTTGCTGCCCGCGGTTACTGAATACTCTATCCCAGCAGCTCCAGAGCGTTATGCCGATTGTGCACGGGCTATGGGTGTGGCTGAGGTGAGTGATAGCGATGCGCAGGCCAATGCCAAGTTGATGACTGAACTCTATGCCATCAATGAAGAATTACAGGTGCCGACTCCGGAGCAGTTTGGTATTTCGCGGGAGCACTTTTTTGGCAATCTCGAGATCATGGCCGAGCAGGCTATTGGCTCAGGTTCTCCCGGCAATAATCCCCGAGTGCCCAGCGCTGAGGAAATTATTCAGATCTATAAAAAACTTTGGTAG